ACCATATTTATTTTTACTGTAAAAAGACTGCTTAGTTCTTGTTGCACTGCAACACATTACACAAATTCATTTGCAAGTATTCTGGGCGAGAAATTATTAGTGTGCATGTGCATTAAATCCATTAATTTGGATTAATTTATTCATGAAATCCGGGTGTATAAACGCGGATTATAAAAAACTATCACTATCTTGACATAtttggaattttaaattataccgTAAAATCTGGTGATATTCAATTAGAACTATATGCTTAAAAATCTAATAGTGCGGGGattgtttttgaaatcccatcaaaatccatgagtgcgacattttatcaagaatccgtataaaatcaaaatcaaatacaattcattaaaatctatcaattataaCTGTTGAGTTTGTTGAGTTCTATGGTGGCAAACTCAACGGATAAATCATTAAAATCCCtcgataaaaaaaattgactcaTTACAGAATTCCGTCGTTCCCCATTACTCTAAAAAAAACCTCTTATTGCTTCTCAACAGTCTAACACATGCagataaaatagaataaaaaaaaactacgacaagataatcatatatatatatatagcatcaCCGAAAAATAGCAAAACTTGCAGGTTTATAAAGAACGAGGACAAATCATTAGAATTACATAACTAAATAGTACCTTAAAaacttatataaataaattaactataACATCAATCAAGTGTTTACATAAACTCAAGAAAGATCCATCGGTTTCAAGTTAGAAAGGACGTAGATAACAAATGCTACAAATAATACCACGAGTATGCAAAGAATAGTGAAGAACCATGCCCATCCAGACATGCTTAATTGTGGCTGAGCTGAACGAGCTTCTCCGGTGATGGTGGTTGCGTCGTGTCTCAATCGTGTTTAAGAGTGCTTGTGAGGGTTTTGCAAGAAAAGAAGGATTATTTATAGACGAAGCCGTGATAAttttgatagagcatatatttatatatgtttttattcccataattttagtattttgtaaataatcgggatgttactaattgattttaagtgtttaatttcaggaaaataaatattcctaaagttaaattaaatcaagcttatttgagcttaatcagatggaaattcggactttatggatagccagcgaagcaaatcttgttttggccgtaacttgagttctggatgtcagaattgggcgattcaacagcccacgcgaagatattggaattttctacaagtttaagatggtccagatatcagaatccaactggatcagcccagaatcaggcctaaacagcagcctacgaatttcagcatcagaatccaacccgctttaggatattattttattttcttgtaaattaagaaactcttatatatattagggttttgatagagattagaaacaactaactttgtatcatatagaataatatagagatagcttttttagagagaaaagggagagaaGCACTTGTGAGAGATATTGGAagaaggagtgaagggattcatccggacttcaagcactttcgtcaagttgtattcttcgtaCTTATATTCTTACTCTCATGGTTtgtggtataaatatatatttgtttcatcttatcatgagtagctaatcctttgatccaagagttaggtagtattctttggcttattatgtttgtttagttggattgtgttttctcttgatttgttaatctgtcattgagcgctttatacaattaaaagagtagctaacttttaattgaatctctaggagttataacgaatcgggagaggagttataattctagtacatgatatgatggacacaatttgagtattagatcgggagattgatatgagaattgtgagacataaaatccttggttcttaatagtttacaagtgttctttgattgaccatgggagtggcttttaatggataattgtaggcattataatctaccttgggagaggattttataaatattagaaggattgtttttagcaaacaagagacacaaattagacattcatcatagccattgaagaactctaattcttgggttgttttctctcatatttattatattattaatttattatattaattagttgataaataaaacccaccaaattcttctccacacttctgAATCATAAGAGATAAAAGACTTGAAATTGGTATTGATATTAGTCCTTCCCTGCGAACGATACTCTTGAAAATACTCGACAACAAATTTTTTGGGAggcaaaaaattattaataaacaaaaaagaTAATTATGGGATGCTTGccttattatatacttatatataataagcgcaaagaagataatttggtcgcatggtcctaagcttatcatccgttggatcgtatattgagcaaataagcaccgttagattaagacaaaattaaattatgttctataaggaaactgatatctacttgcatgtttataattctttttctaaatccaaaacaaattctgtatttcatgtctttttgatttttttttaatccaaaataaatgtttcctaccaattttaattgtataatcgtataaatcgcaccgtcacaaaattatttttatctaatatattttaaaattaatatgcccgatttatgtgaggaacgaatactaaaacgttttcttaatccaaaacaaattctaatatcttattgcatgtttatgattcatcttcttagttcaaaataaattgtgtttatcaattttaatctcgaaccataaaaatttttagaaaaatatttgaatcacAGTAtgataattctaatataaaatatatttataaatataatctaataggagttggcgtcacatattctacttaaaaaattttaaaatttgatagaaagaatttaatactttggcatgatacatataattttaatttattatttataaatttaatttttcacaccatttaaaatatattttaaaaatttataaataattaaaaagctcccgtgtctttcacgggctataagctagtatgaTCAAAGACAATAGTCTACTGGTTTTTGGATAACATTGAAAACATAATTTTAAGTTTCTAAAGATTTTTACGGttcgataaatataattatatatggtAGTTTGACTATAATTATACTCAAACATCCCATAATTATTATTCATTCTTATCATTCGATTCGATGATATTTACTGGGCTCGGATTCAGGTAACATGGGCCGTACTATGTTGGGCTTATTGGAAGGATCCGTTATCCATAAGAATTATACTAAAACTTTTATCTTGTAAAGCATCGGTAAACTTTTATCTTGTAAAGTATCGGTATTGTTGCGGGGTTTGGGTTTACATTAGTTCAATCCCCATCTACATCTGGACCCATTTAAGGCCCAAAATAAAACCTCAGTAATCATTAACTATTactagggaattatgcccgcgctACGCGAGCTCCCCGTACAAAAGctgaaaattttacaaaatttgcgtacttaataaataataacataGCATAAGGTATTTCGCGAAAAATAagggaattatgcccgcgcttCGCGTGCGGGTAAATTGTTAGAATTTTCATTAAATGAAGTCGGAAAAtgaatttaatcattattaacattagatttttaatctttatttaacatattatgtatattatgtatatttacGGGTAATGCATCATCAAAAATTAACTGTTTGGGATATATGATATTCACCATTAACAATTGAGAtttatgctaacaaaatataGTGAAAGTAATATTTCACACTATGCCATTCTTCAAAAACCAGTAATCTCCTTGAtgaatttattatgaatatCATGTAAATATCTTCTTATGCATGCTGATCTCAAATTACTTTAAACTTGTGGCCATTGTTATTCTTTTCAATAAGATCGTGGTCATCatacaatttttattagaaCTATGATCTACCTTGAAAAAGTCTCGAAGTAATAAGCAATATATTATGCAGTTTAATAGATTGAATAAGCGTCTGCATTTTGGGGAATATTGGTTAAAATAACTCCAGTTCCTTTGCGTTTCTTGGTGAATTGTTCTAGTTAGCTGATAGAATTGTCATTGCGATGATGGTCACGGAGTTGTGTTTCGATGTATTGTTCTTTATTTTTACTGTTTTTACCAACCAGAGAGGATCAGATTCTAatagtttattttaattgaaCTACCGATTTGGACTATAAAAATTGACGATTGTTTGATccaaaaatatgaattattaacAATTGTTGGCGGTGATAAAGAGATAACTGGTGCAGGAACTATCTGGTGATGATGATGGGGAAGAGAATGTTTTCTTAGAAGGAACATATCATTCTTCTTCATGGttgcaattcaaaatttattttagaccgtTTATATGGCATCGCCTGTACGATAATCTTcaaattgaaataaattaatataagatATTTATTGACAGTTTCTTGGCGTCGTCTTCAACGATGCCTTATATTCTGcaactaaaaaaaaatataaagagaCGCTAtacaataattttcaaattggaataaataaaaaaatatttttttcctacTTCTAACAATATATTCCTACTATTATTTAGAagtaaatttttgaaattaaatttagtATAATGCGAAATTCACATATCTAATAAATctaatcaaaaagaaaaaaatgatataaaacaaataatagTAGAATATATTGTAACATGAAATTATACTGAATGTTGGAAGTTGATATCGAGTGCTTCTGTTTTTCAAAGGTGGACTATTCTGTATGATTCTGGAAAAATGGACTTAACAGACCAACACCTAAAACAGGAACAATAACATTGAAAGAAATAGAATAAACTCaagtaataaattaatttatttatttgtgctTAGTCAGTCTTCAGAAATAACAgctattatatttatatgcatCATATGTGaatcatacatacatatattgtgggtgtttgggaagagggcttctgggcttaaaagcctAGAATCCCACTTCTTGGTTTATTGCAGTGGTGTGGCTACTGTATTGAGACACTTAAAATAGGTAAAAGAAGTAGGAGAAGAGAAGTTACGAAAGCTGACTTTTTTTGCTTATGAGCTTTTGCTTCTTTTAGTTTCTCATGTTGAGACACTTAAAATAGGTAAAAGAAGTAGGAGAAGAGAAGTTACGAAAGCTGGCTTTTTTTGCTTATCAGCTTTTGCTTCTTTTAGTTTCTCATGTtgttgtttactttttattccTCATATTACATCAAGTTATCTCCATGATTgaatataagtatttttttttatttaagctTTTGTCTTTAAGTTTatgaaatattcaaatatattaatattatacattaatatttatataaattctttAACACACTTATAGATTACATAAATAGTTAAATGTGAGACATTTTAGTCCATCACAATATatagtttcaaattataatttcacttatttaaattattgattattaataAGTTATAATAACCGAAGTTTGGTTAAATCTTTTCATTCAttcctaaattatatttttaatataaacttaagaaataaaaatgaaagttATAAAAAAATGTGAGACAAAGCAAaccaaaaatcacttttttatataatataaatattaatctaatctaatattttcatcaacttttctcaatttatttcgtaaatatcaaataattatattacaaaactatgaaactataccaacttataagttaaattatccaaacacttaaaaaacttataagtcacggatccaaacacttataatagcttataagttcaaactaacttctcacttctaatctacttttttactttaagcaataagtcacttcttttaagcccagccaaacggccccattataTATATGGCTATAGATGAGGCATAGAACTTTTCCATGAGCGAGAAGAAGCTGAGAAAATCCTAAAAGAACCAAAAAAAAGAATATGATGCACGTCAAATGTGTAAATTATTGAAATTGCTAAACACTTTAACAATTACATAGAAAACTCGGGAGCAGGCTTAAGTCATTTCATATCCACTGTCAAAATCTTGTGGTCTCACTGTTAATTCAATTGATCTTACAACTACAAAAAACACTCTTAGGTATAGGCTGTTAAATAAAACGAACTAAATTACAATATCATCATAACCAATCCATGTACTCCCTGCTACTGAATAAGTAGAGACAGTTGCGGCGTCATGTGTCACAGCAGCCTTATTTGCCAGGTTGTGATTCTCTATTTCAGAGAATTTTAGTACAGTATGCCTTCTGCCGCTGGACCTATACCCATAGCTGGGGCTCCAAGTCAGCTCACTTCCGGATCTTTCAGGCTCCAAGTCTTCCCCTAAAGTGGCAAGCCCATGATCACTTTTCTTCTTGGAACCCCGGCTTTGATCCAGGACTTGAGGCCATAACAGGTGCTCAAGTTCCCTGTTAAATCTAATAGTGCTGCATGGCTTCCAGTGGCATTTCGCGTCCACTTACCATAATAGTCATAATTCATTGCATTGATCCAATCCATATTTTTGCTAATTGAAGCTCTAGGGTATTTTACTGGAATCCCAGTAAAATTACCATTGGCATAATAGTATGCAGCAGCAGCAAGTAACAACTGAGGCTTATATGTAGCTTTAGCCTCTTTTTTCACCCCAGCTCTCCATTCATGTATTAACATCCCAAAACTTGGAATGCACCCTTTAGTCTTTGATGTTTGAGTAACTTGTATGCTTCATCAAACTTTTCCCGCCAGGCCATATTCCATAATCATGGTGTTATAAGCATATGCACATGGGACTTTCCTGTTCAGCTCCATTTGCTCATACATATTCACAGCTTCGTCCAATCTATTAGCTTTGCAGAGTACTCCTATCATGCTGATATATGTGACATCATCAGGACTGAGGCCATGTGTTCTCATCTCATGAAAGAAAATCCAAGCCATATCCACTTTACCAACCTTGCCAAAGGAATCAATACAGATATTGAAGAGGACTATATCCGCATTACAGGAGTTGCTTCTCATCTCATCCAACAGGGCCAGTGCAGCATCAACCCGCCCCTCCCTACACATCATCATATAGAAAATTCATGAATTGCCTTTTTATGACTCATTAACCCGCTATATAGATTCAATTTTGGAAGGAACTGTCCAAGGGAAAAAAAAATCCCCTATCTCACTACCAAACCTCCTCCTTTCTTATTTCATTaactcaatttaatattatattctttaattttataaagattACCTTTCCTAATAAGAAATATTAGTGGTCATTGGAGTTGAAACTTTTCAATAGAAATATAACATTTTTAAAGATGCCAAAAAACCTTACCTTTTTCACGCTTTTGGTAATTAATTTGAAGGTTCCTGGTATGTCGGCATTCTGAGACAAATGAAGAGTAGAGTTCTGAAATAGAATGCATTTCGTAGATGACTTAAAACGGCTTGTAGAAGAAAGTATTATGAATTTAGATGAAgaatatgaatttatgcatAAATTATGTCAAACTGTAATAGACAAAGGTCATGCAGAAAGTTACATCTCCAATTCTAGAATTTGTGCAAGTTGTTTCTATTGAGTAACATACCGTATAAGTAGAACCAATTGCATCACACGCATCAGTAGCAACATACAGTATGCTCTTTgcgataatattatttttctatcaAAAACTATTTTAAGCTTAAGCTCTTTTCAAGTTAATGTTGTAATCTCTGAAGAAAAGACAGTTGTTGTATGATTATGAGTAATAAATCATATGTTATAGGCGGTTGACTCCATCCAATGTCATATTGTATAAAAACACGGCATCCATATTAGTAATTTAACCTTAAACTTATCCAAAATCATCTTTAGTGTCATAGTGGAGCAAAGATGATTTAACTACACTGATCCTTAGAAAAATTACTTCACTGCATTATTCAGAATGATTTctcttaataataaaaaatgatttaaatatttgatgCTTTAAATTTATAGATATAAAACGAAGTGTTGAATGAGAAGTGACCTCTCCATTAAGCTTGGGATTTACTGGATTGATTAATCAGACAGCTTCTCCAGAGGCAACGGGTTGACTTCTCCTAGGTAAATGATCACCCGGCAGGGGCATCCATCTTTGCCTATTATCGTCCACAGCCATATATTCAAACCTGTTTATCCAAGTACATATCAGCTATTAAAGATGGTTCAAGTGCCATATAATGCAGTAGTTAAaacatattcataaaaaaattcttGGGCTGGCGTAAAAACATTATGAAAAATTGGTATTTTTGTTTATCAGATTCATAAATTTCACCTGTGTCAACATACTTCCTATTTATTTCAGATATGATCCCTGTAGGGTACTTATGCCAGTTTGCAATGGGTTAGAGTCCAGTAAACACTGACTATTTTCCTTTAGCTCTTGAAGaccaaaattaattctaaatagtTACTCCCCTGTCCAGAAGGTATAAGTACCATAATGTATTAACAATAGTTCCAAAATCAATATTCTCTCAGATCTAGCAGGATTGTTTTACGCTAATAGCCACATAGAGTTGCACTTCAATATTTGAGTGTTCCATTTATCTAtacaaatattacatactaccttgattacatcgataaagcaaaattttttttttttatcaatttcagtaatttaaaatttaaatagaatACAGAGGATGATACTTACTTGTCTTTTCTTAGCTTGAAAGTGATTCTGCTTTCACCAATGCTGAAGCCACGCCATTCCTCTGACCCCAAGTGTTCATAAATGGCATAAGTATAGAAGCCTGAACTACCACGCAGCAATACAAacctaaaaaagaaaaatatgtatGAACTCATAAATTAAAGCAattctttaatttatattaatttatatgtatatatattgccgaaaaatttaaaaattatcaacAGATAGATAATCCGAAAGAAAAAATGTGATCATAAATCCGAATGTATACTTCAGGCGCCACTTATCCAAGTACAACAGAGAGATTAGTCTAACTGTCCCATGCTTTGGAAGCTGCAGTTTAACACAGTCGATTCATTAGTCCAATTGAAATGtccataaatttataaaaacgcAGGAGTGGACGAaaggtttataaaaattaaatgaatcaGGCACTTTGGGGTAGAAACAGGCCTAAGTCTGCGAGTTGCTTGcctattataaaaatttgacaCAATGCACAGGTTGCCTTCAGCTAGAATCTTTGCTAAAGAATTCCACTTAGCAGGCATGACAATAGCGTGTACTGGAGGTTCCTACAAAgtggacaaatttaaaaaataaatgaaatgttTGTACATTAGAAAAGCAACTAATTTTAAATGTTAagattttcaaaattcaaaatcattaaacatataaaaGGATCAGGAAGCCATACATCACTATCGAGTGTAAAGAGCCAAGACACTCAGCCACAACTCATAGAAATATAGTATATTCTATCCAAGTGTAAAGAGCTTTTTACTAATAGTATTTGGCTTCTCCACCACTGAATTTGGATGCGAAGTTGAAGTCTTGCTTTGTTGAATCCTAATCATCCGATCATGCAGATACCTATCGAGAGCAGTACCATGGGAATTTCGCGTGTGCTCTATATAAATGTTGGAATCCTATttagataatattatatattcacaAAATCAATGTCTGTGAATCATACATTACCCAGTGCATTTTCATTCGAAATTTTAGTCCAGCATTGTTTCCGACCTGCATCGGAGATTCTTGGATTAggaattaaacaaaaataaacgcTTACAAATAGATTAAAACACCACAATGCCATCTTTGGGGaagattatttttgaaaatttaccgGTATCATTCTCCTTGTTATCGGAGAAGCTGAGCTTGGAATCCATAAAAGAGGCTGTGAGATAAAAGATTGTAACGCATGAGTCTTGTGTGGGAAGGCGAGTCTACAGTCTCACTGGAAGCAGCACTGAAAGCTCCCGACAAATGCTGGTGGTAGTTAGCGAGCGGAGTTCTACTGATGACTGTGACAACATTAACAGGTCAAAACGATAGAGATAATTTGACACAATCAGAAGGACCTGTAAATCGCAGTCAAGCAATTGGTTAAGAAAGCCATAATTTGAAGAAGCCTTAAATCAATACCTATAATCAATTGAAAAGTCCTAACCGAAATGAAATAGATGGCCGAATCCAGAGTTTTACCAAAGTTTCTCGGAAGAGACTTACAGACATCCACAGGAAAGAGTTTGGACAGAGGCCAAGCTGCGAGAGACTAAGGAAGAGGCCAGAGGTCATTCAAAACTTACAAATGCATCAACATACAAAATCGATATTGAGAAATTATCTACAACAAAACCAAAACAAAGGCacaaatatacacacaatacATAAGATGAAAGAGGATGTACCTTTAAACGTAAATCGAAGCCTTGATTATATCGAATCCCCTGGTTTGGTTATAGCTCATTCGATTGAAGCCCTGAAATTAATGGTAAAGGAAAGAATCAGATTAAACATTCTTATTTGGAATGCGTAAGATTTAGAAAAACTTTCTTATCTGGAGCCTTTGACAGCAAGCAAAGAAATtcagtttgaattttgaaagatAAAATTCATAGTCTAACATGAATCCCTGATTACGTGCACTTTCCATGATGGAAGAGTAGAAAGTTGTATTAAGCGATGTCGAAATCAATCATATAAAAGCATACCCGGTGCGGATGAATCACTCTCAGCAGTTTCCATGGCTTGCTGATTAAGATAAAAACTGATTGCCAATAATGGTTTTCAGCAGAGTAAATGAAACAGTGGATTAAAGAGTGGGAAGAGATCAACAGCATGCTAAATGTAGAATTTCCCAGCGCGGATCAGTATGATAATCAAGGTTAATCCACATGATTGGAAATTTGAATTCAGAGGAAGAGAATTGAACGGCAGAGGAAATTTGACTTCTCCTAGGTAAATGATCACCCGGCAGGGGCATCCATCTTTGCCTATTATCGTCCACAGCCATATATTCAAACCTGTTTATCCAAGTACATATCAGCTATTAAAGATGGTTCAAGTGCCATATAATGCTGTAGTTAAaacatattcataaaaaaattcttGGGCTGGCGTAAAAACATTATGAAAAATTGGTATTTTTGTTTATCAGATTCATAAATTTCACCTGTGTCAACATACTTCCTATTTATTTCAGATATGATCCCTGTAGGGTACTTATGCCAGTTTGCAATGGGTTAGAGTCTAGTAAACACTGACTATTTTCCTTTAGCTCTTGAAGaccaaaattaattctaaatagtTACTCCCCTGTCCAGAAGGTATAAGTACCATAATGTATTAACAATAGTTCCAAAATCAATATTCTCTCAGATCTAGCAGGATTGTTTTACGCTAATAGCCACATAGAGTTGCACTTCAATATTTAAGTGTTCCATTTATCTAtacaaatattacatactaccttgattacatcgataaagcaaaatttttttttatcaatttcagtaatttaaaatttaaatagaatACAGAGGATGATACTTACTTGTCTTTTCTTAGCTTGAAAGTGATTCTGCTTTCACCAATGCTGAAGCCACGCCATTCCTCTGACCCCAAGTGTTCATAAATGGCATAAGTATAGAAGCCTGAACTACCACGCAGCAATACAAacctaaaaaagaaaaatatgtatGAACTCATAAATTAAAGCAattctttaatttatattaatttatatgtatatatattgccgaaaaatttaaaaattatcaacAGATAGATAATCCGAAAGAAAAAATGTGATCATAAATCCGAATGTATACTTCAGGCGCCACTTATCCAAGTACAACAGAGAGATTAGTCTAACTGTCCCATGCTTTGGAAGCTGCAGTTTAACACAGTCGATTCATTAGTCCAATTGAAATGtccataaatttataaaaacgcAGGAGTGGACGAaaggtttataaaaattaaatgaatcaGGCACTTTGGGGTAGAAACAGGCCTAAGTCTGCGAGTTGCTTGcctattataaaaatttgacaCAATGCACAGGTTGCCTTCAGCTAGAATCTTTGCTAAAGAATTCCACTTAGCAGGCATGACAATAGCGTGTACTGGAGGTTCCTACAAAgtggacaaat
This genomic window from Daucus carota subsp. sativus chromosome 7, DH1 v3.0, whole genome shotgun sequence contains:
- the LOC108194219 gene encoding uncharacterized protein LOC108194219, whose protein sequence is MPAKWNSLAKILAEGNLCIVSNFYNRFVLLRGSSGFYTYAIYEHLGSEEWRGFSIGESRITFKLRKDKFEYMAVDDNRQRWMPLPGDHLPRRSQPVASGEAV